The sequence ACTGTGTGCAAGTCTTCTTCTTCTCTGATCATAAGATGGATGTATTCCCTCAAAAAGACATAAATACAAGAAACATCTACTTCAAATCGACGCTGTAGTTCCTGGGATAGTGATAGTTGAGACAGTGGAAGTCTCACCTGTGTGTGACATGCGGTGTTGTAGCTGCAGCATACCAGGTAAAATGTTAGAATTCCCAGATGAGATGAGATGATCACATTGCACTGTAATGCAGCTAAGCCACCCAAGTCCCAAAAGTTGTGATGATTTGTTGTTGATCACGGAGTCAACTTTTCTCCTGAGCATGATTTTGACGTCTTTATGGGCAcatctttttgttttttcttactTTTTCTATGCTACTAATTCATGATCAGGAAAAGACATGGAGAACTCATGTTGGATATCTGATTATAAAGATGGAAAGACGATAAGAAAAAGTGAGGTAGTAAGGCCATGGATGATTGACTTTCTCTGACATTCTCTTTGGGACAGGTATGATTACAAATCCCTTCTCCCTTCTCCCTTGTCACCATCTCTTCTCCTATTGACTTTCGTTTTCCTATTAGCCCCCCAATCATTTTGACCTCAGGACTCATCATACATCGCTCTCAAACTATTCGTTCATGTGGCTTAGAAGATTCCTCCAATCTCTCATGATTTATGGAGGAGGAGAAAATGCATGGGGAACAACATGGCGTTTTCCAACTATCTATAGGAGACTTTCCAGCCATTTTTTACTGGTGCAGACTTTGATATGCTTAATGCATTAACATGAATGCAACTTGTTGCTCATGCATGCACATCAATTTGGCAACCAACTCATTGTCTCCTCATTTCAAGGACAAATTTAATGTCTTCAAGCTCGAAGATATCCTTGTAATACTTCATGTTGTTGAAATTGCTACAAATGCTAGGAAAGTGCAGTTTCTTCCAAGAAAAGATCCTGACTCAGTCCTTATTAGAGAACTTGACAGAAGAAGAAAATTCAAACATGGGTTTGGTGATCCATTTTTCATGATTTCGGCTGTGAAAATGTGGTATGCTGTCAGCTGATCATGGTGTCACATTATGCATCACAATATTTCTTGGTAATTTAGCACCTTGACAAGAGGTTAATCGAAGCATCCATTTAATCTTGCAAAATGTCAGACATGAACTTGCTGCCATAGAGTGAAGTAATGTGACAAAAGTCATCGGCCAAAGCAGGAACATCAGAAACATAAATCAGAACATGTATTACCACCAACAGATAAGCTCAAACATAAAGCACATCATTGTGATATCGCCAATACTCCAGCGAGCACTGAGGTGGCCTCATCAAATCTGCAGTGGAACAAACGATATCATGTTATCATAAATGTGGACTTAGTGCGCTAAAACCGCAGTCTATGAACCGAGTAACAGCAAGTAATAGTGGGATCAAATAGTTTCAGACCAGATTTAGTGTGTCAGGCTTTTGACTTTGCTGAATGGGAAGATGGAGGGAGGAAAGCTAAGATGCTGTCTGATGCCCAGCTAAAAGTTTGGAGAAACCTTTTAATCTGAAGACAATGACCCATTCCTTGTTGTAGGATattggttctggaattctttcTCTTGCAACTGTGGAGGATGTACAAATACAGAGTATATACAGAGTAGATACAAACCGAACTGCATAAATCTTTGTTGTTCTCGACTCAGTAAAAGTGAAACTTCTAAGTCTGCCTTTCTCTTCTCCCTACCACCTCTTTCTATTCTGGAACATGTCATATCAATTCAGCCCTACTCGTTTCGTATCTCATGAAGTGAATGTGTGGACTCTTTCCATCCTTTTGATGAATTGTATCAGTTCTCTGATCATCTCAGTGCTCAAGAGTGGCTGAATAGCCACCAAGATTAATCTGCTCAGCAGGTGGAATATCCACATTGAGAACCAAAATGCTTCAACATTTCAGCAAGTAATGCGCCATAGGCTTGTGACTATGATGAACATGGGAACATGCTTCCACGGTTCTACCACAGTAAGGAAATGGAGGAGACTGTGAAAGAGTATCATTAAGGGAACCCAACATGCCATCCTCCACTATAGCTCTTGCTGTGAACCCCAACTATTTATAGACCCCCCGAGGCTCTCGATCTTGCACGCTTCAACGACGACAAGCTCCATCGCCTCTTCCTTCTCACTCGCTCGATCttgttcttccttctccttcccgaTATCCTTAACCACGCAGCTCCATAGACTGTCCTTTTCGCTTGTGGTTCAGCTCAAGACTCGAGCACAAGATAACACTCTCTTAGAAGAGTCTTCTAATAGATTCTTTAGGAAGCTTTACCAGGTAGCATCGAGCTCCCTCAACCTTTTTGGTCATGGCCCAGATGTCTGGCCATCGTGAGATCCTCAAGAGAAGGTGCAGGTTGGTGAACGGACCTCTCATCGTAGGAGCTGGTCCTTCAGGTCTGGCTGTGGGTGCGTGCCTCAAGGAGCTCGGCGTCCCCTTCGTGATCCTCGAGAGATCCAACAGCATTGCTTCCCTCTGGCGAAACCGCACCTATGATCGCTTAAAGCTCCATCTCCCCAAGCAGTTCTGCCAGCTTCCCAAGCTCCCTTTCCCTGACGACTTCCCCGAATACCCCACCAGGAACCAGTTCATAGGCTACTTAGAGTCCTACGCTGCGCACTTCGAGCTGAGCCCACGATTCAACGAGACGGTACAGTCGGCGAAGTACGATGACACATGCGGTATGTGGCGCGTGAGGACCACCGCGTCAGGCCCTGAGACCGCGAACAGGAGCGCCGAGGTGGAGTACATTTGCCAGTGGCTGGCGGTGTCCACGGGGGAGAATGCGGAGCCTGTGATCCCGGAGATGGAAGGACTGCGGAAGTTCGGGGGGCAGGTCATACATGCGAGCGACTACAGATCCGGTGAGACGTACCAGGGGAAGCAGGTGCTCGTGGTGGGCTGCGGCAACTCCGGCATGGAAGTCTGTCTCGATCTCTGCCACCACAAATCCTTCCCTGTCATGGTTGTTCGCGACTCGGTAAGCCGTAAGCGAGCTTATTCTCCGTTTGCTCTGCGAACTCATCGCTGTATTTGCTCCTCAGGTCCATGTTTTACCGAGAGAGATTTTTCGGAAATCCACATTCGAGCTGGCTGTCTTCTTGATGAAATGGTTTCCGGTGAAGGGGGTCGATAAGATCCTGTTGGCCCTGTCCAGGATGATACTCGGGAACACCGAGAGGTATGGCCTGAAACGACCTTCTCTTGGTCCCTTGGAGCTCAAGCACATGCAGGGGAAGACCCCTGTTCTCGACATAGGTGCCCTCAGAAAGATCAAATCTGGTGACATAAAGGTAGTTCCTGGCGTAAAGGGGTTCTTGCATGGCTCTGTAGAGTTGGTCGACGGTCGGGTCATCGATGTGGATTCGGTCATTTTGGCGACTGGCTACTGCAGCAATGTTCCTTCATGGCTGCAGGTAAAACATGCGTCTTCTTCTCTTCCATAGCAGCAAAATGTCCTTTGCTTTCTGCATGCAGTTCCCATGTTAGTTTTGTAGTTGAGGCAGTTGGTGTCAGACACACACTGATCTTTGGATTTCAGATGCATCGAACGCTAATATGTCACATGCACTGTGAAGAAGGCAGAATAAAATAATGCTTCTGTAATGATATAGATCTTTTGACTGCATCAGAAGTTAAAAGATTCATGGTGGAATATTTGCAGGACACTGACTTGTTCAACAAAGATGGGTTTCCAAAGCAGCCATTCCCTAGCGGGTGGAAAGGGAAGTCTGGGCTTTATGCTGTTGGGTTCACGAGGAGAGGGCTCTCTGGTGCATCCCATGATGCTGTGCAGGTGGCAGAGGATATCAGCAGGGTGTGGAAGGAGGAGACCAGGCAGGCAAAGCATATTGTTGCCTGCCACAGAAGATGCATCTCACAGATCTGATCAAGAACTTTGTAGCTCCTGCTAATCTGCTGTCGCAGTGACAGTACAATTGTATAAGAATCAGAACAGGAGAGCCTCTCTGAATGCAGTCCAAGTTTTTCGGATTCATGCACCTTTCTCTCAATTCATCTCTGCTTTGCTTTTCTATGttacaaccaatatatcaatcTGGGATCTAACCTTCCTTGTTATAGCTAGATGACAAGCacctatttttatgtggtttggcCACTACTACCCTGGAAGATACTGCAATCAGTCTGCATATTTCTCAGAGATCAGAAACCTGCCACTTTTGCAGGCTGTGAAACAAATCGAACACTGTGTGTGTCCCCAGGTCACATGCTAAAGGCTCATCCAAGCAAGTACTTGAAACCTTGCTGAAGAGAGCCTGGCTTCATATCATGCGTTTCTTCTTCTGTGAATTATTTGTTTCACCTCTTCATTGTCTCGATTTTGGCTCACTTAACATCTTCCACTAAATCTCCAAGGATGATACAGTGGAAAGCTTGCTTTCTGTGAAGCTGCATGACCATCACATAGCAGTGGCAGCTGATGCTTCCATTTTGATCTTGCTGTGGTAGTGTGATTTCTGTGCCAGGACCATAAGACTAATTCTTCCAAGGACTTCAAGTCATCCATCCCTCTCCCTTGGGGCTTTCTGATATTGCTTGCTAAGAGGATTCAGAAGATCCATTTCTAGCTGTGTTCATCAAACCTGCAACTCCTCACAAGTTGATATCACTTCAGCTGAAGATCCAAGTGGCTATAGAAGGAACTCAGCACATGAACAACTCTCTCATGAAACTTCAGTAACTAAAGCCTCAGTATAAGCCGTGCTGGATCACTGCATTGTCTCTTCTTTCGGAACGGAAGGCTGCGAACGCACTGGATGAccaactttctctctctctctctctctgcgtgcCCTTCATGATGGCACATGTTACTCTGTTCAGCCGTGATTtaatatggcatatgcttgtacCTGTGCAGCCAAACCTATGCACAAGAAGCACGAACGGGTCATCAATTAATACTCCCATCGCCCATGTCCAGACTTGATCGTTGCCAACCTCGTCAGGTGCGTGATGTCGAGCACAGTTGCATCGGGAGTTGCAAGTGTTCAAACCGCTCTCAAACTGCAACAGCGCTCGAGTAAGTGAACTGCCAGTGAAACAGCCATTGCCATCATTTCATCAAGCACCAAAAGGGCAGCAAACTGTGCATTGCTTGGAAAGTTGCTGGTGGTGATTGATTGCCCTGGAGCTTTAGCACCTCATTCATTCCTTGTCCAAAGAATCAATCTTGGAGCAAGCTCTCTGGAAACTCTGGCGACCTTGATGCTCGCTGTGATCTTTGAGGAGCACACCTAGTGGCATTACCAGTAACCGTAGTGATACCTAACACGATCTTCATTCTGCGGCTCCGAGCTCTTGTCGCTTGATGCTTTCGTCTTCGAGGGATGATATTTTGATCCGGAGATTTGCTTCCCAACAATTTGTCAGATGCCTGTCAGCTTACGGAGTCCATAGGCAGCAGAAAGATAACAGTCATCACGGTGGTACGACGATGGTGATGATGATcagaacaatagtaagtacggatTTAAGAAAACCaggaaaaataattttgttttacatatatCAAAGCTTATAGAAATCTTTAATATTAAAAGACTTTTCaagaaaatacttttttttttattttctcatgtGAACATAGAAAATTTCTATGAGATATATATAATCCACCAAATAACCTTCTTTTTTGGAAAAtaacttttctctttttgtttctaTTATCCACCACCTCATCAAATTTGAATTGGTAAATTATACCTTCTTGCTTTACTAAATCATCACTTGCTTTACTAAATTAATTCCAATTTTAtcgaatcaattttaatttaaaagatattaATTCGATTGACTTCATTGTCCTAAACCTTTAATCGGTTCAAATCGATCAAAAAGACTTAAATCTTATAAATGACGTCGGcttaatttcataaattttataaTGTCACCCAATTGGATCAAGATTTTTATtcgattaaattaaattaaattatttaaatatatattttaaaattataaaaattaattaatcagTTAATCGAATCAGATTAAATGATTTTGCATCAATTCGATTATATATATTCGAATCAGTTCTCATTCAAACcatcaataaaagaaaaaacaattcGACCTTAACGATTCAATTTGTGTTGGGTCCGGTCCatacgtgggcttggacaatttgggtcataagcccaaatcaataattaagagagatagGATTGTAAACGAGTGCAGCGTGCGTGTGTGCATGTGAGCGTACAATGTGCGGCGACGTGAAgacaaacgttatcagttttagTTTACTGTaaatctgttatcattactattgatagtggaagtttgaggtggactatggtcctatggttttttccacgttaaaagatttagtctcaatgaatgattgattttttgctctattgtttatgctgtgctgattgatatttatatttgtatatcaagttggtattttgatgaggaacccaacccattttgatacacaagggaaaagaatattccgctttaacagattTTTTTCTCAACAATTTGAACACCCATATTaccattattttattttttatcatgacTCTCTAAAATTACTATACGCAACattcatctttttctttattttttgatgCAAAATTAAATATACAGATGAGTAGCTTTTTTTGTTTCTACGTTGGTTGAGAAATAAACTTGTTATGCCTCACAACACTATCATAGGCTATAAGCAGCCCATTAGATCTAATTCATCTATCCTAGACAGAGGAGCCCATGAAGGAGAATTATCCATCACAACAAAAGAAATTACCCATtgcaaatgaagaaaaatattcaGCTTAATCATATGATAgaacttttatattttaaatatatgtgatttttttttttgttataacctATTCACATCTAGACGGATCGAAgaacatttttttgaaaatttatattatatttctttcaCTTTTTTGACGTCATATATAAAAACAATTAATTCCTATAAATGGTTAAtaaagatatataaatatattttctattttcCCACATGGCATCACGGTCGATACATAGATCCATGTGGCATCTCATATAGCATCGGCCTTTATCTGCGCTCAATCTCAACCGTTGATCTTGCTCTGTCATCGAATGTGATGCTACGTGGACGGTCAGTTGTTAACATCAAAGTCAACAAAGGAAATTAAGACGTATAATTAAATTACACGTCATTTTTTGGTTACTGAGAATTAGATATTTTAAAGACTAATATGGTCAAATAATTTAGGATCAACTTAAAGTCATATCTAACGTTAAAGAAGGATTAGTATACATAAAGCACAAACGGGAGACTCATTCGTCAGCTCAAAAGCCTCAGCGGAAGCCGCTTCTCTCCCTATCCTCGACCAACCATCGGAATCACCTACCACATTGCGTCGGACGGAGGAGAAGCCGCCGGCGATCTCTCGTAGCTTCTCTCCGGAAGCATCCTCCGCCTGCTAGCTTATCGCCTGCGGGCATCTGCTTCTCACAGGTCGACTCGCTTGACTTAGGGTTAGGGGTTTGGTCATCCGAGTCGGTCTATTCATCGCCCCTTCCTCTGACGATGGAGAGCCAGCAGGGCTGGAAGATGAGATTCTCCTTCAAGAACGCCACTATCCTCGTCTGCTTCCTTAATCTCGTCGCCGTACTACTGCTTCTCCACGGATTTTTCGCTGCCCCCAAGCGGAGAGCCACCGCCGGCCACCAAACTGATCCGAGTGAGCGTTCTGCATCCCTCCCTCCTCGTCCTTGTTGTCTTTTCTAATCCGTTTACAATTGGGAATTTGGAGTTCCGATCCAGAAGTTGTTGAATATGCCAACGAATTCTTGTAAGAAAGATCCAGTTGGGGATAAAAAGAATTTGATTAACACTTCCCGCCTACACAGTAACCTAGGCCATATCCACAACAAATTAAATACGAGAGAAAGAATATAATTTGATCTTACGAAGGGATCGAACCATGTAATTAATATTTGTCTGCTTTTCAAGAGATGTTTATAGGCTTCGATTAGATACGATTGTTGTAGAGTTTGGGTGTCTGAAATATGCGGTACCATGCTTCTGAATCTAGGAGTGATTAAACTTTGAGGTATTAAATCTCCTGGACATCTGTCTACCCTCTGAAAAGTA comes from Musa acuminata AAA Group cultivar baxijiao chromosome BXJ3-3, Cavendish_Baxijiao_AAA, whole genome shotgun sequence and encodes:
- the LOC135634321 gene encoding probable indole-3-pyruvate monooxygenase YUCCA3, which codes for MAQMSGHREILKRRCRLVNGPLIVGAGPSGLAVGACLKELGVPFVILERSNSIASLWRNRTYDRLKLHLPKQFCQLPKLPFPDDFPEYPTRNQFIGYLESYAAHFELSPRFNETVQSAKYDDTCGMWRVRTTASGPETANRSAEVEYICQWLAVSTGENAEPVIPEMEGLRKFGGQVIHASDYRSGETYQGKQVLVVGCGNSGMEVCLDLCHHKSFPVMVVRDSVHVLPREIFRKSTFELAVFLMKWFPVKGVDKILLALSRMILGNTERYGLKRPSLGPLELKHMQGKTPVLDIGALRKIKSGDIKVVPGVKGFLHGSVELVDGRVIDVDSVILATGYCSNVPSWLQDTDLFNKDGFPKQPFPSGWKGKSGLYAVGFTRRGLSGASHDAVQVAEDISRVWKEETRQAKHIVACHRRCISQI